From Glycine max cultivar Williams 82 chromosome 11, Glycine_max_v4.0, whole genome shotgun sequence, the proteins below share one genomic window:
- the LOC100784565 gene encoding uncharacterized protein LOC100784565 precursor, translating to MDRRSLLCLAIIGIVVAAVGGQSPAAAPTTSSASPATAPSKPKPKSPAPVASPTSSPPASSPNAATATPPVSSPTVASPPSKAAAPAPATTPPVATPPAATPPAATPPAVTPVSSPPAPVPVSSPPAPVPVSSPPALAPTTPAPVVAPSAEVPAPAPKSKKKTKKSKKHTAPAPSPALLGPPAPPVGAPGSSQDASSPGPAVSEDESGAETIRCLKKVIGCLALSWATLVLFF from the exons ATGGACCGCAGAAGCCTCCTCTGCCTCGCAATCATCGGCATTGTCGTCGCCGCCGTCGGAGGTCAGTCTCCAGCGGCGGCTCCCACCACTTCCTCGGCATCCCCAGCCACAGCCCCTTCTAAACCTAAACCAAAATCACCTGCGCCAGTTGCTTCTCCCACTTCATCTCCTCCAGCTTCATCCCCCAATGCTGCAACCGCAACCCCTCCCGTTTCGTCTCCCACGGTAGCATCTCCTCCGTCTAAAGCTGCTGCTCCAGCTCCAGCAACCACTCCTCCGGTGGCCACACCTCCCGCGGCCACTCCTCCTGCGGCTACACCTCCTGCTGTGACACCAGTGAGCTCGCCGCCAGCGCCAGTTCCGGTGAGTTCTCCACCAGCGCCTGTTCCGGTGAGCTCTCCCCCTGCACTGGCACCGACAACTCCGGCACCCGTGGTAGCACCCAGCGCTGAGGTTCCCGCTCCCGCTCCCAAGTcgaagaagaagacgaagaagagtAAGAAGCACACTGCACCAGCACCGTCGCCGGCATTGCTTGGCCCTCCCGCTCCTCCGGTAGGAGCTCCTGGATCAAGCCAGGATGCGTCGTCTCCTGGTCCAGCTGTATCTGAGGACGAG AGTGGAGCTGAAACCATCAGGTGCCTGAAGAAGGTGATAGGATGCTTAGCTTTGAGCTGGGCTACCCTTGTTTTGTTCTTCTAG
- the LOC100803448 gene encoding uncharacterized protein, which produces MEYQLPQNPPTNTKTHKSTPPIPTYTNNYCSCFFCIIMSETVPPLRRAKIARYFKQMPLTDDQEHILALSGLWKIAITNPNDPEFPSLGIFRCMAKLIQKGVNHKDWLLRGQNMYIPYYAAHIIGSYTMNKAKFADKAVKFNVVPPLMELLRGKISWVEQRVALRALGHLASHEATFEAVSEHEAEVVEAAIKIASTCLKEVFEKFVVLKESERLEYHRNLLTRGHADLELENRKAEEWASQLQCWSLYLLDCFACRERSMGLICKKKFLKDLCGMWGGLANPTSPSGIGLLSTLCGTQIGRESVADLEEVVVNLCNVSRSSDDRQHMAIDSLLQLLRDPVTRYKVIDTTVPVLADLVELRSLGGKPNVGQEIMQTLLQDYHKVKFGELKLKSEKTKRALEELWDLKVERVKKQSLMSEQEIREKEVLAGILKQEGNREFGSREIEKAVVKYTEALDLCPLKSKKERIVLHSNRAQCHLLLRDPEAALSDTTRALCLSSVARTACLHSKSLWRRSQAYDMKGLAKESLMDCLMFISNRFGSSTQRKGFKIPHYAARMVNKQMNATWLFASAKSSWKKVAREEVKEFMVQNKIDSLRLRKKTRRRTS; this is translated from the coding sequence ATGGAGTACCAACTCCCACAAAATCCACCCACCAACACCAAAACTCATAAGTCGACACCTCCTATTCCAACATACACTAACAACTACTGctcttgcttcttctgcatcatCATGTCTGAAACAGTTCCTCCCCTCAGAAGAGCGAAAATCGCTCGCTACTTCAAACAAATGCCTCTCACAGACGACCAAGAACACATCCTCGCGTTAAGTGGCCTCTGGAAAATCGCCATAACTAACCCCAATGATCCAGAGTTTCCTTCCCTTGGTATCTTCAGATGCATGGCCAAACTGATTCAAAAAGGAGTGAATCACAAAGATTGGCTTCTTAGGGGTCAGAACATGTATATCCCTTATTATGCAGCGCATATCATTGGTTCTTACACCATGAACAAAGCCAAGTTCGCTGATAAAGCTGTTAAGTTCAACGTGGTTCCGCCGCTGATGGAGCTTCTCCGTGGCAAGATTAGTTGGGTTGAGCAAAGAGTTGCACTTCGCGCACTGGGTCATTTGGCCAGCCATGAAGCAACTTTTGAAGCCGTTTCGGAACACGAAGCTGAAGTGGTAGAAGCAGCCATTAAAATAGCTTCCACGTGCCTAAAAGAGGTGTTTGAAAAGTTCGTTGTGTTGAAGGAATCGGAGAGATTGGAGTACCACAGAAACTTGCTCACAAGAGGGCATGCAGACTTGGAATTAGAGAACAGAAAAGCAGAAGAATGGGCCAGCCAGCTCCAGTGTTGGTCTCTCTACCTCCTTGATTGCTTTGCATGTAGAGAAAGATCTATGGGACTAATCTGCAAAAAGAAATTCTTGAAGGACTTGTGTGGAATGTGGGGTGGTTTAGCAAACCCAACATCACCTTCTGGAATAGGACTTCTCAGTACTCTGTGTGGCACCCAAATAGGGAGAGAAAGTGTTGCAGATTTGGAAGAAGTTGTAGTGAATCTTTGTAATGTGTCAAGATCCTCAGATGATAGGCAACACATGGCAATCGATAGTCTCTTGCAACTTCTCAGAGATCCAGTTACAAGATATAAAGTAATAGACACCACTGTTCCAGTTCTTGCTGATTTGGTTGAGCTAAGAAGTTTGGGAGGGAAACCCAACGTTGGACAAGAAATCATGCAAACTCTCTTACAGGATTACCACAAAGTCAAGTTTGGTGAGCTGAAGTTGAAGAGTGAAAAAACCAAGAGagcattagaagagttatgggACTTGAAGGTGGAAAGGGTCAAAAAACAAAGCCTAATGAGTGAgcaagaaataagagaaaaagaagtgTTGGCAGGTATTTTGAAACAAGAAGGGAATCGTGAATTTGGGTCAAGGGAGATTGAAAAGGCTGTGGTGAAGTACACAGAGGCTTTGGATTTGTGTCCATTAAAGTCTAAGAAAGAGAGAATAGTGCTTCATAGCAATAGAGCTCAGTGTCACTTGCTTCTTAGAGATCCAGAAGCTGCACTTAGTGATACAACTCGAGCACTGTGTCTATCGAGTGTGGCGAGAACTGCGTGTCTTCATAGCAAGAGTTTGTGGAGAAGATCACAGGCTTATGACATGAAGGGGCTCGCCAAGGAGAGTTTGATGGATTGCTTAATGTTCATTAGCAATCGATTTGGGTCTTCTACACAGAGAAAGGGATTCAAGATCCCACACTACGCAGCACGAATGGTTAACAAACAGATGAACGCCACGTGGCTCTTTGCTTCAGCCAAGTCGAGTTGGAAAAAAGTTGCTCGCGAAGAAGTGAAAGAATTTATGgtccaaaataaaattgattctcTCAGGTTGAGGAAGAAAACGAGGAGGAGAACATCGTAA